TAGTAAATAGGCTTAAATTCGCCTTCTACTTGGTATGAAATAATGAGAGAAGCTATACAGAAATGAATATATCGCTTATAGGATTACCACAATCGGGCAAGAGAACGCTGTTTTCATTGCTTACCGGAAGAGAAGTTCCTTCCGGTCAACTCTCCGAACCACTGGAAGGCGTTGCGCCTGTTAGAGATCCCAGAGTCGATTCTATTGCTAAGATTGAAAAACCGGAGAAAATCACATATGCCGAAACACTGATAAAACTTTGTACCGATATCGATCCGGGAAGTGGTAACTCTTCATGGATTGATGCAGCACGATTGAGCGATCTGCTTTGTATAGTCGTTCGGGAATTTAGTTCCGAGGAAGTTTACCATACTGACGGCTCGGTGAATGCCGATAGAGACAGACAAAACATCGAAGCAGAATTATTAATTGCCGATCTTTCTTTAACTGAAAGTCGGCTGGAACGTATCGCCAAAGACAGAAAACGTGCCAAACCCACCCACAACCAGCAGGTGGAAGAAAATACAGTTATTAAATTTAATGATGCGTTAAATGACAATATTCTTCTTAATACCCTCTCTCTGAATGATGAAGAAATCAAATCTGTCAGGAGCTTGAATTTTCTGTCACTAAAACCGATACTTTGGTGTCTTAATGTGGATGAGGATAAGATGACAGAAGACAGCAAGGAAAATATTTTCCGTGTCTCAGCATTAATCGAAAAAGAGATAATGGCTATCGAAAACTCCGATGAACGCTCCGCATTTCTGAACGATCTTGGAATAAGTGAATCCGGTGTAAGCAGGCTCAATTCAGCGGCTTATGATTTACTCGGATTGATGTCTTTTTACACTATGGGAGAGGATGAAGCGAGAGCATGGACCATCAAAAAGGGGACATTGGCTCCGGTTGCCGGCGGTAAAATTCATACCGATATCGAAAGGGGTTTTATTAGAGTTGAGGTGATTAAGTATGATGATTTAATTGAAGAAGGGAGTGAACAAGCAGTAAAGGCGGCAGGTAAATCTCTCCTGAAAGGTAAAGATTATCTGCTTGAAGACGGTGACATTTGTAATTTCCGCTTTAATGTTTAATATGATATGATGAAAGCTGTTCAGCTTATTACACCCGGACGACCTCTTGAATTACGGGATGTGGAAATTCCTTCACTTCAATCCGACGATGTTCTTATAGCCGTCAAGGCAGCGGGAATTTGCCATTCTGACGCACATTATCGAGCGGGGGCTTTATCCGATGAAAAGCTTCCGGTTACGCTCGGTCATGAAATTTCAGGTGTTATTGAAGAGGTGGGAACGGAAGTCACGAATTTCAATGTGGGAGATCGTGTCTGCGTTCATTACCTGATTTCCTGTGGAGAATGCGAATATTGTCTCATGGAGAAAGAGCAATTCTGCACTTCCGTGAAAATGATTGGTAATAGTTTAAATGGCGGCTATGCCGAGTATATTGCAGTTCCGGAAAAGAGTGTTTTCATTTTACCGGAAGAGATTCCTTTTGAGCCGGGAGCGATAATGATGTGTTCCAGCGCCACTTCCTTTCACGCTCTCTGTAAAGCCCGGCTCAAAGAAGGTGAAACCGTTGCTGTATTCGGTATCGGGGGTCTTGGAATGGCGGCTATTCAAATCGCTAAATCGCAGGGCGCATCGGAAGTTTACGCTGTGGATATCAATAAAGAAAAATTAACTCAAGCTGAACATTTCGGTTCTATAAAAGTAGATGCCTCGGAAGTAGACCCTGTAAATGAGATACTGCGATTGACTAACGGCAAAGGGGTTAACGTGGCATTGGAACTTATAGGTCTTCCGCAAACTATGGGACAGGCTGTTCGGTCGTTAGCTGTCTTTGGGCGAGCGGCAATCGTCGGTTTAAGCAATAATCCGATGGAAATTGAAACTCATACCGATCTTATTAATAAAGAGACTGAAATCATAGGAGTCTCCGACCATCTTGCAAGCGAATTGCCGCAGCTTATCAAGCTGGTTCAGGATGGAAAACTAAATTTAGACTCAGCTGTCTCAAAGCGTATACCTCTTGATGCGGATGAAATAAACTCTGTTCTTGACCGGCTGGAGAATTTCGGCGGCGAAGCTGTCCGCACTGTAATTATACCTTCCCTATAAACCACAACCCCTGAATGCTAATAAGTATTCAGGGGTTGTATATTTTATTAAATTATTGGGAGTCTATTCTTCCGCAAATATCATTGCAAATCAATAGTGCCGAGGTCGTTATCAGCTCCTACTGTGACTTCAACAGCTGCTGAATCAAAACGAGCTCCGGTTGAATCTTCCACGATAATGTCATATGAACCTGCGTCAAGGAATGCGAGTTGAAATTCACCCGAAAGAGTGTCAACAAAAACGGTCGAAACAGTATCTTCGCCTGAGAGCGCCAGCGCTACAGGGACATTAGCAGGTGATGAAACTGCTCCTGATATAGAGCCTGAGGTTGCTATAGCTACCAAACGTATTGTGGGTTTCAACAGAAATTTTGGATTTGCATTTTGACCCGCAGAAACGACCGATCTTGATGCGTCAAAATCGATCATAAGGTCATATGTAGAGCCGGCTTCCAGGGTAAACTGATGGGTAAGTTTTAATCCTGTCTGAGCTCCGCTTGGTACGGTGATGTCAGAAGTCACCTCGTCAATCGTAACTGAGGCTGATTCTATAATCAAACGAATCTGATTATACGTTCCCGCTTCCAGCTCTATACTTCCTAATGGTGTTGAAAGTCCGTTACTCCATTCGATTAAATTTATAGTTTGAGTGGCATCGCTGACCACAATTGGGCTTCCACCCGATTGAATCACGGATATTTCGGTAAATGTGATATTAACGGCATCAAATGCAGCAGGCGCGTCTGTGATTCTTATATTAAATGTTCCTGTCGTTCCTACGGGTTCGGAAGTGCTATCGCACCCTGCTATTAAAGACGATAGAAACAATCCGACAATTATTGCCGAATAAAATTTTTGCATCACTAAATCTCCTAATTAATTATAATCGTATTACTATATTGCTCTGACATACAAGTTATCCGATAATTTACAATAAAATGTGTTTTTAATCACCTTTTATTCACTTTTATTGCCGAATTACACCTTGATAATCTTCACAAAGGTAAAAGTTACTTGCCACATTGGACGAAATTGTGTTAATATCTGTCCGAAATTAAAAAACCAATATCTTGAAAAAAAATATCCTGACATACAGACAAATATTGATTTTCGCCGCGGTATCGATATTAACTTTTCCTAATTTCGCGCAGGCGTATTTAGACCCCGGCTCGGGCAGTTATATTATTCAGCTGTTGTTTGGTGCACTTTTCGGAGCATCTTATTTGGTTAAAGTATACTGGGAAAAGATAAAATCTTTTTTCAGCAAATCGCCCACCGAAAATCCTTCCTCAGATAACAAAGATGACTAAAAAGACTCATCCGGGTTCTTTTCGCGACCCAAGCGGTTTTATTTTTTTTGAAGACGGTCATCTATTTAGGCAGATAAACCACAGCTACAAATCTGACTATGATCTGCTAATGAGTTCCGGTCTGTATGAGACATTAACCAAAGAGGAATTGCTCATTCCGCACGAAGAAATAAGCTTCGAATCTTCCAAAAACAGCGATGCTTACAAAATCATAAAACCTGAGTTTATTCCATTCATTTCATACTCTTATGAATGGTCTTTCAGCCAGTTGAAAGACGCCGCATTGTTAACGCTCGCTGTTCAGAAGAAAGCATTAAAAGTAGGAATATCGCTGAAAGATGCCAGTGCCTATAATGTTCAATTCCTGAACGGTAAACCTCTGATTATCGATACGCTGTCATTTGCGCAGCATATAGATGGAGAGCCGTGGATAGCATATAAACAGTTTTGTCAGCACTTTCTTGCGCCTCTTGCGCTGATGTCTTTCCGGGATATTCGTTTGAGTTCTTTGCTGAAAACATATATTGACGGAATCCCATTAGATCTCGCAGCAACTCTTCTTCCTTTTCGGTCTTATCTGAAATATTCGATTCTCTCGCACATACATCTGCATTCAAAAAGTCAAAGCCATTTTGCGGATAAGGCAATTAAAAAAGAAAATCCTTCTTTTAGCCTGAACGCTATGCGCGGACTGATTGACAGCCTTGAATCAGCAATTCGGAAGCTTAAGTGGAAACCGGTCGGAACCGAGTGGCATAACTATTATTCAGATACAAACTATTCCGAATCGGGACATATTCACAAAAAAGAATTGGTTTCCGAATACATCAAGATTTCGAAACCGAAAAAGTTATGGGACTTAGGAGCAAATGACGGGATATTCAGCCGATTGGCAAGTGACGAAGCTATTTTTACTCTTTCCTTCGACAGCGATCCCGCCGCCGTGGAGAATAATTACCTGAATGCCCGGAATCAGTCCGAGACAAACATTCTTCCGTTGTTGATAGACCTTACAAACCCAAGCCCTGCCGTCGGCTGGGAGAATGATGAACGGAGTTCCCTTCTCGAACGGGGTCCCGCTGATACCGCTATGGCGCTTGCTTTAATTCATCATCTTGCGATTTCGAATAATCTTCCGCTTTGGAAAACTGCTGAACTGTTTTCAAGGATTTGCAATTATCTCATCATCGAATTCGTCCCTAAAACTGACTCGCAGGTTCAGAGACTTCTATCGTCAAGAGAAGACATTTTCCCCGATTATAATCAAACCGAATTTGAACGAGTTTACGCCGATTTTTTCACTATTATAAACTCTGATAGGATTGTCGATTCTGAGAGAACAATTTACCTAATGAAAAATAACAGCCGAAAAAATGGTGGATAAATCCGCTAAAGCCTTTATCCATCCCTTTCTCTTCGGAATCTATCCGGTATTGTTTCTTTACTCACACAATATTTATGATACTTATTTATCGCAGCTGTCTGCGCCACTGATTTTTATATTAACGATTACCATTTTCCTGATTATTGCATTGCGATTCATAACTAAAAACAACGCTAAAACGGGTATTATTCTGAGCTTTTTTTATCTGCTATTTTTCTCGTACAGGTCTATCTTTAATTTGATAAGGGAATTGGACGACGGAACAAATGTGGACATTATTATTTTTTTTGTGGAGATTATTCTTCTTGGAGCCGGAATCTTTTTTATCGTTAGATCTAAAAGCAATTTTCGCATTCTTACGGGTTTTTTGAACGTATTTTCTATAACTCTAATATCTTTTTCCCTGTTCAATATCGCCATTTTTGCTATTACTCACTCAAATGACAATGAAAACTCTATGGTAAACAATCAAATAGAAATTCAAGACAGCCTCAATCCTGAGATGTTGCCTAATATTTATCATCTGATTCTTGATGCGTACGGAAGAGAAGATGTTTTGAAAGAGCTTTATAACTATGATAACAGTGATTTCACCAACTATTTGGAGAGTAAAGGATTTTATGTTGCCCAAAAGAGTGTCACTAACTATTCTCAGACCTATCTGTCTTTAGGCTCTATGTTTAATTTAAACTATCTTGAGGAAGTACTCCCGTGGATCACCTCAGAATCAAGGGATAAACATTGGTGGAAATATCCGATCAGAGATTTTCGTTTTTTTAAAATCATAAAAAAATTCGGCTACAATATATTTGCCTTTTCCTCAGGCTACATCCACACAGAATTATTAAATGCCGATGTATATAATAATCAAGTATATATGACGGAATTTGATAACTTACTTTTTAATACCACACTTCTTGTACCATTAGTGTCGAGAGGCTACAAATTTTATGACCAGTATTCATTTCACCGAAAAAGAATTCTTGGTACTTTTGAAAATCTAAAGGATATACCGAAATTTAGCTCGCCGACTTATATCTTTGCTCATATAATGTCTCCCCATCCTCCGTTTGTCTTTGATGAGCATGGTAATCCCCGAGATGCTCCCTGGGAATTCACAACTGACGATGGATCTGAATACTTTCAATATCCGGGTACGAGCAGAGAAAAATATCATGAAGAATATGGAAACCAACTAACCTATCTAAACAGTGAATTAAAAGAGATTATCAACAGTATACTTGCTAATCCTGAGAGACCTACTATTATTATTATTCAGGGTGACCATGGACCCCGTTCGTTCCTTGATTGGGAAAATATTGAAAAATCCAATTTTAAAGAGACACTTTCAATATTGAATGCTTACTACTTCCACGACGGGAATTACGAACAGCTTTATGAGAATATCTCTCCTGTCAATTCATTTCGAGTCATATTTAAGCAATATTTCGATTTGGATTATGAATTGCTTGATGACAGAAGCTATATGTCCACTTGGAATACTCCGTATGATTTTATTGAGTATAACCAAAACGATACGAATACTTCTTTATTTTAGTAGCGCCATCTTTTTCGTTTGTGTAAAATCGTTAGCCTGTAATCGGTAAAAATACACTCCTGACGCTACATTCGATGCGTCCCAAACAATTGTATGGACCCCGGCAGATAGCTCATTGTTTACGAGACGTTCTATCTCCCGTCCTCGCAAATCGAAAATCGTCAGTACCACCTTGCCGGGCACAGGCAATGAATATTTTAAAGTCGTCACCGGGTTAAACGGATTGGGAAAGTTCGAGTGTAAAACATATCCTGTCGGTAAATTGTCATCAAATTTTTGTACAGCTGTTATAGTTCCCGTAAAATATTTCTTAGCGAGTTGGACGGCTTCAATACCTATTGTTTCTCCTATCAGGCGACCAGGTATATCATCCGCCGGCGGGTGAATTCCTCCGAAAATCCGTGAGAGGCTACACTGGTCGGACGCGTCCCTGTATGTTGCCCACTGAAGTGTGAAATAGATTTCGCGCGTGTACAGTGGGTCGTGCAAAATCTTCTCTAATTGCCTCTAACAGCACATCATTCCACTCTCGAGCTACTGATTTTTGAGAATATATCGTGACCGGAAAATTCAGGACAATTATCGCAAGAAAAAGTGAGACGAATTTCTTATTCATAGTTTACCCCCATGGCGATACTCCATAATCGGAATTAATTTATCAATGTTTCAAGGTAATGTCTATCAGAAACAGGGGCAATAAAAATGCCTTAATGAGTAATTTCCTTTTATTCTTTGTCATTCATAGCGGTTTTTCCACTTGAGTTAATCTTGGAATACAATAAGTCCTAAACCCTAATCCGCACTTCCCATAATTTTTTATAATAACTTCGGCATTCCTCTAAAAGTGAATCAAATTCCGAAGGAAGTTTTTCAGGATTAGGCTGATATTTCCCGAAGCCTGTCGTCTCCTTAACCGAATCGTACCAATGCTCTGCCCAAATTCCATCCGTTTCACGTAAGCCCGGTTTCCATTCTAACATCTCTTCGGTGAATTCTATACCGATGTTTTCGCAGAGAAGCGTCAGAATTTCGTTAGGATTTTCAAGCACATCACGTGAATCTATAACCGCAGGACTGTTTCCTGTGGCTACTTTCAAAAAATCAAATAGCTCCGATTGCTGCCTATAACCCAAACCCTCAAGACTCACCGTCTCGCGTTTTTTGTTGTATGAAAGGAGTACTTCTTTTGGTTCCCGAATCAAAAAGCAGTTTTGAAAGCTCCTTATCCATTCTCTGTCAATATGCGGCAACAGATGATGAGACATATGCTTTTGATACCAGATTTTTTTATCGTTCGGAACAGGTCCGCCAAGCCAATCTATTACCTTATGCCAATCGGATTCGTAAGTCGCGATAATCTCATCCCTCATAGGATGATCTATTCCGGTTTCGTATAGATAGTGGCTATATAGAGGCTCGTCGGTTACGAATGAATCTCCCCGAGCCTCAAACGAGCGCATCAATGCCGTTGATATATTTCGCGGTCCTGACCACATCGCAATTCTAACAGGACTATCCATTCTTATTCAGGACATTCTTTTTTAATCAAGTCGGCATACAGTTTTTGCAAGCGTTCCGTCATAGTTCCCCGCTTACCGTCACCGAATATTCTTCCGTCCACTTCGCTAACGGGAATGACTCCTCCAAAAGTACCTGTCACGAATGATTCAGCCGCAGAATAAACATCAGATAACGAAAAATCTTTCTCGTAAACAGAAATTTCGTTTTCCCGGCAGAGACTGATAATATTTCCTCGTGTAATACCGTTAAGACAATACATACCTGTTGATGTCCAGACTTCACCGTCTCTGACAATGAAAAAATTGGTGGAATTACATGTCGAGACATTTCCGTCCATGTCCAGCATCAAAGCCTCATCATAGCCCGCTTTATCCGCCTCGATACACGCCGCGATGCAATTATGTTTTGACAGCGTATTGAGCTTCGGATCTTGAATATCGGGATGGGATCTACGAACCTTTACAGTGAAAAGTCGCAGAGTATTAGTAAGTATATCTTTATTTGGCGTCTTATATTCCGGGATTATTACGATAGTCGGACCGCCTACATTGGCAGAAGGATGTTGGTATGGTGTTCGTTTAAGACCTCTGGAAACAATCAATCGGATATGCACACCGGATTCCATTGAATTTGCTTCAACAGCGCTCATTACCGCTGCTTCCATTTCTTTTTTCGTCATACCGATATTTATATCTAACGCTTTAGCGCCTTCATAAAGCCGATCTAAATGCGCATCTCCAAATGCCAACTTCCCGTTGTGGAGTCTGATACCCTCCCAAACACCGTCTCCAAGCAGAAATCCGCTGTCGAAAACAGATATTTTTGCTTCCTCTCGTAGAGTCAGCTCGCCGTTAATATAGATAAGTATATTTTTATTCCGCTCATCTTCTATGTAATCATGAGTACTCAAAAGTCATACTCCTCCTTATTAAACGGGAACTCAGATGCCAAATATATATCATTAAAAGTCAATTTGTAATCTAATATACTGTTATATATGCGCTATTAGGTAATATTATATAGTATGATAACCCCTGAGTCTGATTATTCATAAAGGCTGCTGTTATTTAATAGTTCTATTTCTGCTGGAAACAGTAGCTCTTTCTCCCTGTTATGCTCAAACCAAAACCTGGGAATTATCTCGAGAAAATTCCCGCATTGAGTTTTCAATCAAATACCTGATGTTCGGGAAGATAAAGGGGGAATTTCGCGAATTTGACGCAACTTTTATGAGTGAGAAACCTGATTTCAGCGAAGCTGATATAGAGATTAAAATTTACACAAACAGTATTGAAACGGGCAACGAGAAGAGAGACAGTGATCTGAAGTCGGAAAATCTCTTTTTCGTTAATAAGTATCCTGAAATGAATTTTCATGGCAAGCAAATTGAATTAGTAAAAGATAATATTTATAAAATTAGCGGTGATTTGCGGATAAAAGATATAACCCGTACAGTGATATTGGATGCGATACGTTTGGGAGGGGAT
Above is a window of Candidatus Neomarinimicrobiota bacterium DNA encoding:
- a CDS encoding HAD family hydrolase produces the protein MDSPVRIAMWSGPRNISTALMRSFEARGDSFVTDEPLYSHYLYETGIDHPMRDEIIATYESDWHKVIDWLGGPVPNDKKIWYQKHMSHHLLPHIDREWIRSFQNCFLIREPKEVLLSYNKKRETVSLEGLGYRQQSELFDFLKVATGNSPAVIDSRDVLENPNEILTLLCENIGIEFTEEMLEWKPGLRETDGIWAEHWYDSVKETTGFGKYQPNPEKLPSEFDSLLEECRSYYKKLWEVRIRV
- a CDS encoding zinc-binding dehydrogenase; its protein translation is MKAVQLITPGRPLELRDVEIPSLQSDDVLIAVKAAGICHSDAHYRAGALSDEKLPVTLGHEISGVIEEVGTEVTNFNVGDRVCVHYLISCGECEYCLMEKEQFCTSVKMIGNSLNGGYAEYIAVPEKSVFILPEEIPFEPGAIMMCSSATSFHALCKARLKEGETVAVFGIGGLGMAAIQIAKSQGASEVYAVDINKEKLTQAEHFGSIKVDASEVDPVNEILRLTNGKGVNVALELIGLPQTMGQAVRSLAVFGRAAIVGLSNNPMEIETHTDLINKETEIIGVSDHLASELPQLIKLVQDGKLNLDSAVSKRIPLDADEINSVLDRLENFGGEAVRTVIIPSL
- the ychF gene encoding redox-regulated ATPase YchF, with protein sequence MNISLIGLPQSGKRTLFSLLTGREVPSGQLSEPLEGVAPVRDPRVDSIAKIEKPEKITYAETLIKLCTDIDPGSGNSSWIDAARLSDLLCIVVREFSSEEVYHTDGSVNADRDRQNIEAELLIADLSLTESRLERIAKDRKRAKPTHNQQVEENTVIKFNDALNDNILLNTLSLNDEEIKSVRSLNFLSLKPILWCLNVDEDKMTEDSKENIFRVSALIEKEIMAIENSDERSAFLNDLGISESGVSRLNSAAYDLLGLMSFYTMGEDEARAWTIKKGTLAPVAGGKIHTDIERGFIRVEVIKYDDLIEEGSEQAVKAAGKSLLKGKDYLLEDGDICNFRFNV
- a CDS encoding T9SS type A sorting domain-containing protein; amino-acid sequence: MHDPLYTREIYFTLQWATYRDASDQCSLSRIFGGIHPPADDIPGRLIGETIGIEAVQLAKKYFTGTITAVQKFDDNLPTGYVLHSNFPNPFNPVTTLKYSLPVPGKVVLTIFDLRGREIERLVNNELSAGVHTIVWDASNVASGVYFYRLQANDFTQTKKMALLK
- a CDS encoding SAM-dependent methyltransferase, which codes for MTKKTHPGSFRDPSGFIFFEDGHLFRQINHSYKSDYDLLMSSGLYETLTKEELLIPHEEISFESSKNSDAYKIIKPEFIPFISYSYEWSFSQLKDAALLTLAVQKKALKVGISLKDASAYNVQFLNGKPLIIDTLSFAQHIDGEPWIAYKQFCQHFLAPLALMSFRDIRLSSLLKTYIDGIPLDLAATLLPFRSYLKYSILSHIHLHSKSQSHFADKAIKKENPSFSLNAMRGLIDSLESAIRKLKWKPVGTEWHNYYSDTNYSESGHIHKKELVSEYIKISKPKKLWDLGANDGIFSRLASDEAIFTLSFDSDPAAVENNYLNARNQSETNILPLLIDLTNPSPAVGWENDERSSLLERGPADTAMALALIHHLAISNNLPLWKTAELFSRICNYLIIEFVPKTDSQVQRLLSSREDIFPDYNQTEFERVYADFFTIINSDRIVDSERTIYLMKNNSRKNGG
- a CDS encoding DUF4382 domain-containing protein — translated: MQKFYSAIIVGLFLSSLIAGCDSTSEPVGTTGTFNIRITDAPAAFDAVNITFTEISVIQSGGSPIVVSDATQTINLIEWSNGLSTPLGSIELEAGTYNQIRLIIESASVTIDEVTSDITVPSGAQTGLKLTHQFTLEAGSTYDLMIDFDASRSVVSAGQNANPKFLLKPTIRLVAIATSGSISGAVSSPANVPVALALSGEDTVSTVFVDTLSGEFQLAFLDAGSYDIIVEDSTGARFDSAAVEVTVGADNDLGTIDLQ
- a CDS encoding sulfatase-like hydrolase/transferase; the protein is MVDKSAKAFIHPFLFGIYPVLFLYSHNIYDTYLSQLSAPLIFILTITIFLIIALRFITKNNAKTGIILSFFYLLFFSYRSIFNLIRELDDGTNVDIIIFFVEIILLGAGIFFIVRSKSNFRILTGFLNVFSITLISFSLFNIAIFAITHSNDNENSMVNNQIEIQDSLNPEMLPNIYHLILDAYGREDVLKELYNYDNSDFTNYLESKGFYVAQKSVTNYSQTYLSLGSMFNLNYLEEVLPWITSESRDKHWWKYPIRDFRFFKIIKKFGYNIFAFSSGYIHTELLNADVYNNQVYMTEFDNLLFNTTLLVPLVSRGYKFYDQYSFHRKRILGTFENLKDIPKFSSPTYIFAHIMSPHPPFVFDEHGNPRDAPWEFTTDDGSEYFQYPGTSREKYHEEYGNQLTYLNSELKEIINSILANPERPTIIIIQGDHGPRSFLDWENIEKSNFKETLSILNAYYFHDGNYEQLYENISPVNSFRVIFKQYFDLDYELLDDRSYMSTWNTPYDFIEYNQNDTNTSLF
- a CDS encoding YceI family protein; translated protein: MSLIIHKGCCYLIVLFLLETVALSPCYAQTKTWELSRENSRIEFSIKYLMFGKIKGEFREFDATFMSEKPDFSEADIEIKIYTNSIETGNEKRDSDLKSENLFFVNKYPEMNFHGKQIELVKDNIYKISGDLRIKDITRTVILDAIRLGGDTAKDNQTITEWQISAIIKRSDYNLKLSRLKEVLAGDKVRIDIKVEFLLQRSDESF
- a CDS encoding aminotransferase class IV produces the protein MSTHDYIEDERNKNILIYINGELTLREEAKISVFDSGFLLGDGVWEGIRLHNGKLAFGDAHLDRLYEGAKALDINIGMTKKEMEAAVMSAVEANSMESGVHIRLIVSRGLKRTPYQHPSANVGGPTIVIIPEYKTPNKDILTNTLRLFTVKVRRSHPDIQDPKLNTLSKHNCIAACIEADKAGYDEALMLDMDGNVSTCNSTNFFIVRDGEVWTSTGMYCLNGITRGNIISLCRENEISVYEKDFSLSDVYSAAESFVTGTFGGVIPVSEVDGRIFGDGKRGTMTERLQKLYADLIKKECPE